One Brassica napus cultivar Da-Ae chromosome C2, Da-Ae, whole genome shotgun sequence DNA window includes the following coding sequences:
- the LOC125582451 gene encoding glutathione S-transferase T3-like — MDSYPSSQISKFVELLNSQESIFFGNNDNSVSLSSSQSPYLGNLGTEDGGETGTEHRERRKWTPKDDIVLISSWLNTSKNPVVSNEQRSDAFWTRIAAYFVASRQDSGYEQREARHCKQRWHMINDLVCKFCGANEAASREKTSGQNENDVLKQAHQIFYTNHKKKFLLEHDWKELRLDQMWCEQASAKTEGSFKKRKCEDGANSSSSQATEMKRPPGVKAAKASGKKTVAEENAMKESHTMWSIKQHDLAMKDRLSKMRLLESLIAKKYPLAEYEEAFKKKLDDELLLS; from the coding sequence ATGGATTCTTATCCATCTTCACAGATCTCTAAATTTGTTGAGCTATTAAATAGTCAAGAAAGCATCTTCTTTGGCAACAATGACAACAGTGTCTCACTGTCTTCATCACAATCTCCGTATCTAGGCAATCTTGGAACCGAAGATGGTGGAGAGACTGGTACAGAGCATAGAGAACGGCGGAAGTGGACGCCTAAGGATGACATTGTGCTCATTAGCTCATGGCTTAACACAAGTAAAAATCCAGTGGTGAGCAATGAACAACGGTCAGACGCTTTCTGGACAAGAATAGCGGCTTACTTTGTGGCAAGTCGTCAGGATAGTGGCTACGAACAGAGAGAAGCTAGGCATTGCAAGCAACGTTGGCACATGATCAATGATCTCGTGTGCAAGTTCTGTGGAGCCAACGAAGCTGCAAGCAGGGAGAAGACGAGCGggcaaaatgagaatgatgtgCTGAAACAAGCACATCAAATATTCTACACCAACCATAAGAAGAAATTCCTCCTTGAACATGATTGGAAAGAGCTGAGGTTGGACCAGATGTGGTGTGAGCAAGCGTCTGCTAAAACCGAAGGAAGcttcaaaaaaagaaagtgtGAGGATGGTGCTAATTCTTCAAGCTCTCAAGCAACTGAAATGAAGCGTCCACCGGGTGTTAAAGCCGCCAAGGCCAGTGGCAAGAAGACAGTGGCTGAGGAGAATGCGATGAAGGAGTCTCACACCATGTGGTCAATAAAACAACATGATCTCGCCATGAAAGACCGCTTGTCTAAGATGAGGCTACTGGAAAGTCTGATAGCCAAAAAATATCCCCTTGCCGAGTACGAAGAAGCCTTCAAGAAGAAGCTGGATGATGAGTTGTTGTTGTCTTAA
- the LOC106379189 gene encoding uncharacterized protein LOC106379189 isoform X2, with amino-acid sequence MEALQQVELRFLKQIEDLKAELAKSKSTATEKAHVMDVDKDAHPNTEKGENDKERDLSSNDKEGEEDQASPTDKNIEKGENDKKRDLSSNDKEGEEYQASPTDKD; translated from the exons ATGGAGGCCTTGCAACAGGTGGAACTTAGGTTTTTGAAACAGATCGAAGATCTTAAAGCTGAGCTTGCTAAAAGTAAGTCCACTGCCACCGAAAAG GCACATGTGATGGATGTTGATAAGGATGCACACCCAAACACCGAAAAAGGAGAGAATGATAAGGAAAGAGATCTTTCTTCTAATGATAAAGAGGGTGAAGAAGACCAAGCCTCTCCAACAGATAAG AACATAGAAAAAGGAGAGAATGATAAGAAAAGAGATTTATCTTCTAATGATAAAGAGGGTGAAGAATACCAAGCCTCTCCAACAGATAAG GATTAA
- the LOC106379189 gene encoding uncharacterized protein LOC106379189 isoform X1, whose translation MEALQQVELRFLKQIEDLKAELAKSKSTATEKAHVMDVDKDAHPNTEKGENDKERDLSSNDKEGEEDQASPTDKNIEKGENDKKRDLSSNDKEGEEYQASPTDKSLRMLKL comes from the exons ATGGAGGCCTTGCAACAGGTGGAACTTAGGTTTTTGAAACAGATCGAAGATCTTAAAGCTGAGCTTGCTAAAAGTAAGTCCACTGCCACCGAAAAG GCACATGTGATGGATGTTGATAAGGATGCACACCCAAACACCGAAAAAGGAGAGAATGATAAGGAAAGAGATCTTTCTTCTAATGATAAAGAGGGTGAAGAAGACCAAGCCTCTCCAACAGATAAG AACATAGAAAAAGGAGAGAATGATAAGAAAAGAGATTTATCTTCTAATGATAAAGAGGGTGAAGAATACCAAGCCTCTCCAACAGATAAG AGCTTGAGGATGTTGAAACTTTAA
- the LOC125581440 gene encoding J domain-containing protein required for chloroplast accumulation response 1-like, translated as MDKIDEKEASKQDVLSQEEMDKIDDKFEDLTSSDIQCVLGRLHMFLWPGSKWQQPDLKQLFGGDKTQIKRIYPKALLYLHPDKHAGASAEQKYWTQQIFKIVQGK; from the exons ATGGATAAGATTGATGAAAAAGAAGCATCTAAACAGGACGTTTTATCTCAAGAAGAAATGGATAAGATTGATGATAAATTCGAAGATTTGACGTCCAGTGACATTCAATGTGTTCTAGGCCGGCTACACATG TTTTTGTGGCCCGGCAGCAAGTGGCAGCAACCAGATTTGAAGCAACTGTTCGGAGGAGACAAAACGCAGATAAAAAGGATTTACCCCAAGGCATTGCTTTATCTTCATCCAGACAAACATGCTGGTGCTTCTGCAGAACAAAAATACTGGACACAACAGATATTCAAAATAGTTCAG